A DNA window from Iodobacter ciconiae contains the following coding sequences:
- a CDS encoding glycosyltransferase family 2 protein, whose protein sequence is MSPSPKVSFVLPCYNSAAYLQETLDSISSQSFTNFECIATDDGSSDTTLAILQAHAAKDARFSIITRENRGLIATLNEAIAQAQGEWIARIDADDICDPQRIEKQLQRLNETQADVCGSWIRFFGGKSGEWMTPSTDGAIKAMLLFNPAFAHPSVIARAALLKAHPYSPHAVHAEDYALWCELAQTGATFTTVPEVLLNYRCHAGQITQSKKDELRTTAQMIRSKYVRFALPAAMQKHAERFVELAEPARQLSRTEFDWMCDFYLQLAESWPTSHGPLGEVWVDTLQRTTGVNLFLLGKIKTLSQALPPPASETGKLKRQKIRCLIGDTAWQLIKKFR, encoded by the coding sequence ATGAGTCCTTCCCCTAAAGTCAGCTTTGTTCTGCCCTGCTACAACTCAGCGGCCTATTTACAAGAAACACTGGATTCAATCAGCAGCCAGAGTTTTACCAACTTTGAATGCATCGCTACAGACGATGGCTCAAGTGACACCACGCTGGCGATTTTACAGGCGCATGCGGCAAAAGATGCTCGCTTCTCCATTATCACGCGTGAAAATCGTGGCCTGATTGCTACGCTTAACGAAGCGATAGCCCAAGCGCAGGGTGAGTGGATTGCCCGCATAGATGCCGATGATATTTGCGATCCACAGCGGATTGAAAAGCAACTCCAACGGCTAAATGAGACCCAAGCCGATGTATGCGGCAGCTGGATTCGTTTTTTTGGAGGCAAAAGTGGCGAGTGGATGACGCCTTCCACCGATGGTGCCATCAAGGCCATGCTGCTGTTTAATCCGGCCTTTGCCCACCCCAGCGTGATAGCGAGGGCTGCACTATTAAAAGCGCATCCCTATTCACCCCACGCCGTGCATGCCGAAGATTACGCGCTGTGGTGCGAGCTGGCGCAAACAGGTGCCACCTTTACCACCGTGCCGGAAGTACTGCTGAACTACCGTTGCCACGCCGGGCAAATTACCCAAAGTAAAAAAGATGAGCTGCGCACCACCGCACAAATGATCCGCAGCAAATACGTCCGCTTCGCCCTACCCGCCGCCATGCAAAAACATGCGGAACGCTTTGTAGAACTGGCCGAACCCGCCCGCCAGCTCAGCCGTACCGAATTTGACTGGATGTGCGATTTTTATCTGCAACTGGCAGAAAGCTGGCCGACAAGCCATGGCCCGCTGGGTGAAGTTTGGGTCGATACCCTGCAACGCACCACTGGAGTGAATCTGTTTCTGCTGGGCAAAATAAAAACCCTGAGCCAGGCCCTGCCACCGCCGGCCAGCGAAACAGGCAAACTAAAACGCCAGAAAATCCGCTGCTTAATTGGCGATACGGCTTGGCAGTTAATTAAAAAATTTAGATAA
- the holB gene encoding DNA polymerase III subunit delta' — MKTLYPWQAAPWSQLMREIDRLPHALLITGEEGIGKRRFAEYLAQLLLCEDTAKTTMPCGVCDGCRWFLAGNHLDFRLVSPGEADAEASEDAKPKRKSQVIGVDDIRDLADFVNLTAHRKGIRVTLVHPAEALNIAAANAFLKTLEEPPAGAVFILVSNHWRRLLPTIRSRCRVFPMAMPDQTAATGWLAQQQVVNPSLHLAHTGGAPLAALDDASAEWLPNRKAFLEHIANPVVLDVLAVAAELEKAKLEMSLVVSWLQKWVHDLISIKMTGKLRYYPDWDSDLRRIATQSPAFFHYIDRLNEAMRLAHHPLNQRLVFESLLFAYLDALRGKSSRGRK; from the coding sequence ATGAAAACACTTTACCCTTGGCAAGCAGCGCCCTGGTCACAATTGATGCGCGAAATTGATCGCTTGCCACATGCCTTACTGATTACAGGAGAGGAAGGAATAGGGAAGCGGCGTTTTGCTGAATATCTGGCTCAGCTATTATTATGTGAAGATACTGCAAAAACGACGATGCCATGCGGAGTATGTGATGGCTGCCGCTGGTTTTTGGCAGGAAATCATCTCGATTTTCGTTTGGTTTCCCCTGGCGAGGCCGATGCTGAGGCGAGTGAAGACGCCAAACCTAAGCGTAAATCACAGGTTATTGGCGTTGATGATATTCGTGATCTGGCTGATTTTGTGAATCTAACGGCACATCGAAAGGGTATTCGCGTTACTTTGGTGCATCCGGCAGAAGCTCTGAATATTGCTGCTGCGAATGCTTTTTTAAAAACACTGGAAGAGCCACCGGCTGGTGCCGTGTTTATCCTGGTTTCAAATCACTGGCGGCGTTTGTTACCTACCATCCGCAGCCGTTGCCGCGTGTTTCCTATGGCAATGCCAGATCAAACAGCGGCGACGGGCTGGTTAGCCCAGCAGCAGGTGGTTAATCCCTCTTTGCATCTGGCCCATACCGGCGGTGCGCCTTTGGCCGCTCTGGACGATGCGAGTGCCGAATGGCTGCCCAATCGAAAAGCATTTTTAGAGCATATTGCTAACCCTGTTGTTTTAGATGTGCTGGCGGTGGCCGCAGAGTTGGAAAAAGCTAAACTGGAGATGTCTTTGGTGGTGAGCTGGTTACAAAAATGGGTACACGATTTAATCAGTATAAAAATGACTGGCAAACTTCGCTATTATCCTGATTGGGATAGCGATTTACGCCGTATCGCAACACAGTCGCCCGCATTTTTTCATTATATCGATCGTTTGAATGAGGCCATGCGCCTGGCGCATCATCCCTTAAATCAACGTTTGGTATTTGAATCTTTATTGTTTGCTTATTTAGATGCATTGCGTGGCAAAAGTAGCAGAGGAAGAAAATGA
- the tmk gene encoding dTMP kinase — MAALGRFLSVEGIDGAGKSTQLAWIAEWLAKQGVAFVQTREPGGTSLGEKLRELLLTEPMHLETETLLMFAGRREHLAQVILPALARGEWVLCDRFSDASYAYQGGGRGLSREKFFALEKWVQGSGLHKIQPDLTLIFDVPLAISQERMSAGRALDRFEREAADFHARVRAAYLERAASEPERIRVIDANRTLEQIQTELAQILSAILYQER, encoded by the coding sequence ATGGCAGCGTTAGGTCGTTTTCTCTCAGTAGAGGGCATTGATGGCGCGGGTAAAAGTACTCAGTTGGCATGGATTGCAGAGTGGCTTGCAAAGCAAGGTGTGGCGTTTGTTCAAACGCGCGAGCCGGGTGGTACATCCTTGGGCGAAAAGCTGCGCGAATTATTGCTAACCGAGCCTATGCACCTGGAAACAGAAACGCTGCTGATGTTTGCCGGGCGGCGTGAGCACCTGGCGCAGGTAATTCTGCCCGCATTAGCGCGTGGCGAATGGGTGCTTTGTGATCGCTTTAGTGACGCCAGTTACGCTTATCAGGGGGGGGGGCGCGGTTTATCCCGTGAGAAGTTTTTTGCTCTGGAAAAATGGGTGCAGGGCAGCGGTCTACATAAAATCCAACCTGATTTAACGTTGATTTTTGATGTACCCTTAGCGATCAGCCAGGAGCGGATGTCGGCGGGGCGTGCTCTGGATCGGTTCGAGCGCGAAGCTGCGGATTTTCATGCACGAGTGCGCGCCGCTTATTTAGAAAGGGCTGCGAGCGAGCCTGAGCGGATTCGAGTGATTGATGCTAACCGCACTTTGGAGCAGATTCAGACCGAGCTTGCCCAGATACTGAGCGCCATACTTTACCAAGAGCGATGA
- a CDS encoding TatD family hydrolase: protein MFIDSHCHINFPDLAVNIDQHLAKMAENKVTHALCVAVNLPELPSVLALADAHANIFASVGVHPDYEDTPDPSVEQLVELAKHKKVVAIGETGLDYYRLQGDLEWQRQRFRVHIRAAKIAGLPLIIHTRSSAIDTIRILKEEGAAEVGGVLHCFTESWEVAQAAMELGFYISFSGIVSFKKAIELHEVARLVPLDRMLIETDSPYLAPMPFRGKQNQPAWVRHVAEAIADLRGVSVNQIADASSANFFKLFHRANV, encoded by the coding sequence ATGTTTATTGATTCTCATTGTCATATTAATTTCCCCGATCTTGCTGTTAATATTGACCAGCATTTAGCGAAGATGGCGGAAAATAAAGTAACACATGCTTTGTGCGTGGCCGTAAATTTGCCTGAGCTACCCTCGGTGCTGGCCCTTGCCGACGCCCATGCAAATATCTTTGCTTCGGTTGGCGTGCACCCTGATTATGAAGACACACCGGATCCCTCAGTCGAGCAACTGGTTGAGTTGGCTAAGCATAAAAAGGTAGTCGCAATTGGTGAAACAGGGCTGGATTATTATCGTTTACAAGGCGATTTGGAGTGGCAGCGTCAGCGTTTCAGAGTGCATATCCGCGCAGCAAAAATAGCCGGTTTGCCGCTCATTATTCATACCCGCTCCTCTGCGATTGATACGATTCGTATTCTTAAAGAAGAAGGTGCAGCTGAAGTAGGTGGCGTCTTACACTGCTTTACCGAAAGCTGGGAAGTGGCGCAGGCGGCGATGGAGCTGGGGTTTTATATCTCTTTCTCTGGGATTGTGTCGTTTAAAAAAGCCATTGAACTGCACGAAGTAGCGCGTTTAGTACCTTTAGATCGCATGCTGATCGAAACCGATTCGCCCTATCTTGCTCCCATGCCTTTTCGTGGCAAGCAGAATCAGCCGGCCTGGGTGCGCCATGTGGCCGAAGCAATTGCCGATTTACGCGGCGTGAGCGTGAATCAGATTGCTGATGCCAGCAGTGCTAACTTTTTTAAGCTCTTTCACCGGGCCAATGTATGA
- a CDS encoding oligosaccharide flippase family protein, whose amino-acid sequence MSPDSRLKSNIFALYAVQGLNYLVSFVTFPFLLVQLGTEGFGVMNFAFASIQYGVLLTDFGFNLSAVRDVAQARDNPKEAARIFWRVTWAKTLLMVASSLILLGLTFALGSWQQHASIFLWSQLYIVSSVLFPIWYFQGQEKLQLAAGLMVFARALTLGFLLLWVSGPQDLALAVILQAAPQILAGLLWWFTGWGAPKPEWVRVQWRELKGALRASWPFFLSAISTSLYTTSTTVLLGMFAAPLQVGLFAAANKLVYIAQGLIGPLVQATYPRIAQLAVNDKPAAIQLIKKAFRIQGAVGLLMTLALALFLPLLTPLCVQLFGADFGLSRAFLALNNSQNVMVWLSPVILLGALSLVYGQQTLLVFGFERYFSRVLVAAGLLNMALMCWWVPGSAQGGLRAAQSVLTVEAFIVLAFWWRARKIHAEHGGLNK is encoded by the coding sequence ATGTCGCCAGACTCCCGCCTGAAATCCAATATCTTTGCCCTCTATGCCGTGCAGGGGCTCAATTATTTGGTGTCTTTTGTTACCTTTCCTTTTCTGTTGGTACAGCTGGGAACAGAGGGCTTTGGGGTGATGAATTTTGCCTTTGCCTCCATCCAGTACGGCGTTTTGCTAACTGATTTTGGCTTTAATTTATCGGCGGTGCGCGATGTGGCGCAGGCAAGAGATAATCCAAAAGAAGCCGCAAGAATTTTCTGGCGGGTAACCTGGGCAAAGACACTGCTCATGGTGGCATCCAGCCTGATCTTACTGGGGCTGACCTTTGCGCTGGGTAGCTGGCAGCAACACGCCAGTATCTTTTTGTGGAGCCAGCTGTATATCGTCAGCTCGGTGCTCTTTCCGATTTGGTATTTTCAAGGGCAAGAAAAGCTTCAGCTTGCTGCAGGCTTAATGGTGTTTGCCCGCGCCTTAACGCTGGGCTTTTTACTGCTGTGGGTAAGCGGGCCACAAGACCTGGCACTGGCGGTGATTTTGCAAGCCGCACCGCAAATTTTGGCCGGATTATTATGGTGGTTTACCGGCTGGGGCGCGCCAAAACCAGAGTGGGTGCGAGTGCAATGGCGGGAGCTAAAAGGCGCGCTGCGCGCAAGCTGGCCGTTTTTCCTGTCGGCGATTTCCACCAGTCTTTACACCACCTCCACCACCGTTTTACTGGGAATGTTTGCCGCTCCACTGCAAGTGGGCTTATTTGCAGCCGCTAACAAGCTGGTTTATATCGCCCAAGGTTTGATCGGCCCCTTGGTGCAAGCCACTTATCCGCGCATAGCCCAGCTGGCGGTAAACGATAAACCCGCAGCAATCCAACTAATCAAAAAAGCCTTTCGCATTCAGGGCGCAGTCGGCCTGCTGATGACACTGGCGCTGGCACTGTTTTTGCCACTGCTTACCCCGCTTTGTGTACAGCTTTTTGGTGCAGACTTCGGCTTATCGCGTGCATTTTTAGCGTTAAATAACTCGCAAAACGTAATGGTCTGGCTCTCGCCAGTAATTTTGCTCGGTGCTTTATCCTTGGTTTATGGCCAGCAAACGCTGCTGGTATTCGGCTTTGAGCGCTATTTCAGCCGTGTGCTGGTGGCGGCAGGGCTGCTAAATATGGCTTTAATGTGCTGGTGGGTGCCGGGCTCTGCCCAAGGCGGCTTACGCGCAGCACAAAGCGTGCTGACAGTTGAAGCCTTTATTGTGCTGGCATTTTGGTGGCGGGCCCGAAAAATTCATGCGGAGCATGGTGGCTTAAACAAGTAA
- a CDS encoding 23S rRNA (adenine(2030)-N(6))-methyltransferase RlmJ, translating to MLSYRHAFHAGNHADVLKHYIQTQILSYFNQKDKSYWYIDTHSGAGVYSLTEGYATKNAEFESGIARLWERDDLPESIAEYVDVVKALNPDGKLTLYPGSPYVADQLLRPTDRLRLFELHSSDSKILKENFAEAGRRVAVIAGDGFTGIKAVLPPPPRRGVTLIDPPYEDKNDYDYVIDMLHEALSRFATGTYAVWYPQLQRAESKQLPEELKKLGVNSWLHVALSVQSPSKDGFGMHGSGMFILNPPWTLAKTLRETMPYLVKILGQDKGAKYVLEEKTA from the coding sequence ATGCTTAGCTACCGCCATGCTTTTCACGCAGGCAACCATGCCGATGTGTTGAAGCACTATATTCAAACGCAGATTTTGTCTTACTTTAATCAAAAAGATAAATCCTACTGGTATATCGACACCCATTCCGGCGCGGGGGTTTACTCGCTCACGGAAGGCTATGCCACCAAGAATGCCGAGTTTGAAAGCGGCATCGCCCGCCTGTGGGAGAGGGATGACTTGCCTGAATCCATCGCCGAATATGTGGATGTGGTGAAAGCGCTTAATCCTGATGGCAAGCTCACGCTGTATCCCGGCTCGCCCTATGTGGCCGATCAACTGCTGCGCCCGACCGATCGCTTACGCCTGTTTGAGCTACACAGCTCGGATAGCAAAATCCTGAAAGAAAATTTCGCCGAAGCAGGCCGCCGTGTAGCGGTAATTGCTGGCGATGGCTTTACCGGGATTAAAGCCGTGCTGCCACCACCACCGCGCCGTGGCGTCACGCTGATTGATCCGCCTTACGAAGACAAAAACGATTACGACTACGTGATCGATATGCTGCACGAGGCGCTTAGCCGCTTTGCCACCGGCACCTATGCTGTCTGGTACCCTCAGCTGCAACGTGCGGAATCAAAGCAGCTGCCGGAAGAATTGAAAAAACTGGGCGTCAACAGCTGGCTGCACGTGGCACTAAGCGTGCAAAGCCCGTCTAAAGACGGCTTTGGAATGCACGGCAGCGGCATGTTTATTTTGAATCCCCCCTGGACTCTGGCCAAAACGCTGAGAGAAACCATGCCTTATCTAGTAAAAATTCTTGGGCAGGACAAGGGTGCCAAGTATGTTCTGGAAGAAAAAACAGCCTGA
- a CDS encoding sigma-70 family RNA polymerase sigma factor — protein sequence MAIRIEDLEPLRDYLYRFALFQLQHSSSAEDVVQETLLAALEKPDSFHNQSSLKTWLTGILKFKIIDTQRRIYRDPLLLVTVDGEEDSSDFDVLFDKTGHWGSDAPRRWEKPEANLEDKQFWAVYTRCSQLMPKRTAMVFAMREELGLEIEQICQQLEITATNCSAMLYRARMSLRLCLEKNWFGNNTP from the coding sequence ATGGCCATCCGTATCGAAGACCTAGAGCCGCTCAGAGATTACCTCTACCGTTTTGCGCTCTTTCAATTACAACACAGCAGCAGTGCTGAAGATGTCGTACAGGAAACACTGCTGGCCGCACTGGAAAAACCTGATTCCTTTCATAACCAGTCCTCCCTAAAAACCTGGCTGACTGGTATTTTAAAATTCAAAATTATCGACACCCAGCGCCGCATCTACCGTGATCCGCTACTACTGGTCACAGTGGATGGCGAGGAGGACAGCAGTGATTTTGATGTGCTATTTGATAAAACCGGCCACTGGGGCTCAGATGCGCCAAGGCGCTGGGAAAAACCTGAAGCAAATTTGGAAGACAAGCAATTCTGGGCCGTTTATACGCGGTGCAGCCAATTGATGCCAAAGCGCACCGCCATGGTATTTGCCATGCGTGAAGAATTAGGCTTAGAAATTGAGCAGATTTGTCAGCAATTAGAAATCACTGCGACTAACTGTTCAGCCATGCTCTACCGTGCCCGCATGAGCTTACGCCTCTGCCTAGAAAAGAACTGGTTTGGAAACAACACACCATGA
- a CDS encoding glycosyltransferase, which produces MKIVFFVRDLGLGGVERCVALVSEGLIARGCKVSIVMLGGNRNLWAARTGTAEVIDLSGTWQGKKPWTWLAGWRAARQQIKDADILIAATFLMPLYMAYAVSRGLKTRVIGWVHGPLFELDQFATMNPIHRSACQYIYRRLNELVFVSEHARDSLARWLKQPVGDGWQVLPNFVDEKEAKIYPEKPASPTLQLLFVGRIAVEKQPHLWLETLASLNKKGIPAKLTVVGDGPLEDSLKNSAKTMKLDHQISFAGHQSNVGDYLAAANVLLLTSSFEGCPLVVLEAMPLGLVVASTNAGGVYELFGKRRSEFVVETASGEALAELISTQRRPELSIWLKQRAKHYSSGQILQQWINLCLGRKNPKNDL; this is translated from the coding sequence ATGAAAATTGTATTTTTTGTCCGCGATCTGGGCCTGGGCGGCGTAGAGCGTTGTGTAGCCCTGGTGTCTGAAGGGCTGATTGCGCGGGGCTGCAAGGTGAGCATTGTGATGCTGGGCGGTAATCGCAATCTGTGGGCGGCGCGTACCGGCACGGCCGAGGTGATCGATTTATCCGGCACTTGGCAGGGCAAAAAACCTTGGACCTGGCTGGCTGGCTGGCGCGCGGCAAGGCAGCAGATTAAAGACGCCGATATATTGATTGCCGCCACTTTTTTAATGCCGCTCTATATGGCCTATGCCGTAAGTCGTGGCTTAAAAACGCGGGTAATTGGATGGGTACATGGGCCGCTGTTTGAGCTGGACCAATTCGCCACAATGAACCCGATTCACCGCAGCGCTTGCCAATATATCTACCGGCGCTTAAATGAATTGGTGTTTGTATCCGAGCACGCAAGGGATTCGCTGGCGCGCTGGCTAAAACAGCCGGTTGGTGATGGCTGGCAGGTTTTACCTAATTTTGTCGATGAAAAAGAAGCCAAAATTTATCCGGAAAAACCAGCTAGCCCAACGCTGCAATTACTGTTTGTAGGCCGCATCGCCGTAGAAAAACAGCCTCATTTGTGGCTAGAAACCTTGGCCAGCCTGAATAAAAAAGGCATACCCGCCAAGCTAACGGTGGTGGGCGATGGCCCGCTGGAAGACAGTCTTAAAAACAGCGCTAAAACGATGAAGCTGGATCATCAAATCAGCTTTGCAGGCCACCAAAGCAATGTAGGGGATTACTTAGCTGCCGCCAATGTGCTGCTATTGACTTCCAGCTTTGAAGGCTGCCCGCTGGTGGTACTGGAGGCCATGCCGCTAGGCTTGGTCGTGGCCTCCACCAATGCAGGCGGTGTGTATGAGCTATTTGGCAAAAGACGTAGCGAGTTTGTGGTCGAAACCGCAAGCGGGGAAGCATTGGCAGAACTCATCTCCACACAACGCCGCCCTGAGCTGTCCATATGGCTGAAACAACGGGCAAAACATTATTCGTCCGGGCAGATACTGCAACAATGGATAAACCTCTGCCTGGGCAGAAAAAACCCAAAAAACGACCTGTAG
- a CDS encoding zf-HC2 domain-containing protein: protein MMNCRQASILLSSLQDGPLTLSQRYRLRLHLVLCRDCRNFNHQLHFMRKAARSPSHWE, encoded by the coding sequence ATGATGAACTGCCGCCAAGCATCCATTTTATTATCTTCCCTGCAAGATGGCCCGCTAACACTTAGCCAGCGCTACCGCTTACGGCTGCACCTGGTGTTATGCCGCGACTGCCGGAATTTTAATCATCAGCTGCACTTTATGCGAAAAGCCGCCCGCTCCCCCTCGCACTGGGAGTAA
- a CDS encoding PilZ domain-containing protein — MSEPIKAPVSRPGVLSLNIKEKAALYASYMPFVKGGGIFIPTNKAYALGDEVFMLLSLLDDPAKIAVSGNVVWITPQGANNNHQQGIGVKFSSNEAGNQAKTKIEGLLGGYLQSARTTHTM; from the coding sequence ATGAGTGAACCTATCAAAGCTCCGGTTTCCCGTCCCGGTGTGCTATCGCTAAATATTAAAGAAAAAGCCGCTTTATATGCGTCATATATGCCTTTTGTAAAAGGTGGCGGGATTTTTATTCCAACCAATAAAGCATATGCATTAGGTGACGAAGTCTTTATGCTCCTGTCTCTTTTGGATGATCCGGCCAAAATTGCGGTGTCCGGCAATGTGGTATGGATTACGCCTCAGGGCGCAAATAATAATCACCAGCAGGGTATTGGTGTGAAATTCTCCAGTAATGAAGCGGGTAATCAGGCCAAAACCAAGATTGAAGGCTTGCTGGGGGGCTATTTGCAATCTGCCCGTACTACGCACACGATGTAA
- a CDS encoding outer membrane protein assembly factor BamD → MNKILPRFVVSAVLAGLLAACASAPEEQDETRGWTAEKIFTEAKAEQDSRNFDRSNKLFEKLEARFPYGRHAQQAQIETAYNHYKNQEPLLAFAAIDRFIKQYPAHPNIDYAYYLKGLVNFNEAQGFLSSLIKQDMSERDPKAARESFDTFRQLVTRFPDSKYAADSTVRMGYLVGALASHELHVAKYYYNRGAFLAAANRGKYLLETYSSTKQVEPALGIMALAYDKLGLVELRDDAKKVLFKNFPKSTVLDESTLFFDADWWKPW, encoded by the coding sequence ATGAATAAGATTCTACCGCGATTCGTCGTCTCTGCAGTACTTGCCGGATTACTGGCCGCTTGCGCATCCGCTCCTGAAGAACAGGATGAAACCCGTGGCTGGACGGCCGAGAAGATTTTTACCGAGGCAAAAGCAGAGCAGGACAGCCGTAATTTTGATCGCTCAAACAAGCTGTTTGAAAAACTGGAGGCGCGCTTTCCGTATGGACGGCATGCCCAGCAGGCACAAATTGAAACTGCTTATAACCATTATAAAAACCAGGAGCCCCTGCTGGCATTTGCGGCAATTGATCGCTTTATCAAGCAATATCCGGCACATCCAAATATTGATTACGCCTACTATTTAAAGGGTTTGGTTAACTTTAATGAGGCACAAGGCTTTTTATCCAGCCTGATCAAGCAGGATATGTCAGAGCGCGATCCTAAAGCTGCTCGTGAATCATTCGATACCTTTCGCCAGCTTGTTACGCGTTTTCCTGACAGTAAGTATGCGGCCGATTCAACTGTCCGCATGGGCTATCTGGTGGGCGCATTAGCGAGCCATGAATTGCATGTGGCCAAGTACTACTACAACCGTGGTGCGTTCCTAGCAGCGGCCAATCGTGGTAAATATTTACTAGAAACGTATTCGAGTACCAAGCAGGTAGAGCCAGCTTTAGGCATTATGGCTTTGGCTTACGATAAGCTTGGTTTGGTCGAGTTGCGGGATGATGCAAAAAAGGTGTTATTTAAGAATTTTCCTAAAAGCACAGTTCTGGATGAATCCACTTTATTCTTCGATGCGGACTGGTGGAAGCCCTGGTAA
- a CDS encoding MBL fold metallo-hydrolase, with product MKVEALLLGVGSSGGSPALGCSCPTCASTDPRNSRTRASAVLRAGGKTFLIDTGPDLRQQALREQLLHVDAVLYTHPHADHLNGIDDIRAFCWLQKAAISVFGNEFMLDHIRQRFPYTLFPPNNFWDKPVLSLHTVGDAAFEFAGIPIEPIALMHGKWPILGYRIANVAYLTDVSEIPATSIAKLQGLDIVFLDCLRRVPHPTHFSVDQAVAAARQIGAKQTVMIHMTHELEYQALSQELPAGMVVGYDGMRLVSEAV from the coding sequence ATGAAAGTAGAGGCGCTTTTACTGGGTGTAGGTTCCAGCGGTGGTTCGCCCGCGCTGGGTTGCTCTTGCCCGACCTGCGCCTCGACTGATCCCAGAAACAGCCGTACCCGTGCTTCTGCCGTGTTGCGTGCCGGGGGTAAAACATTTTTAATTGATACCGGTCCTGATTTGCGCCAGCAAGCCTTGCGCGAGCAGCTTTTGCATGTGGATGCGGTGCTTTATACCCATCCGCACGCTGATCATTTGAACGGTATTGATGATATTCGCGCTTTTTGCTGGCTGCAAAAAGCAGCTATTTCGGTGTTTGGTAACGAGTTTATGCTCGACCATATCCGCCAGCGCTTTCCCTACACTTTGTTTCCGCCTAATAATTTCTGGGACAAACCGGTGCTTAGCCTGCATACGGTTGGTGATGCTGCTTTTGAATTTGCAGGCATCCCGATCGAGCCTATTGCTCTGATGCACGGAAAGTGGCCGATTCTGGGTTATCGCATCGCTAATGTGGCGTATTTGACTGATGTGTCCGAGATCCCTGCTACAAGCATCGCCAAACTGCAGGGCCTGGATATCGTATTTCTGGATTGCCTGCGCCGCGTACCTCACCCTACGCATTTTTCTGTTGATCAGGCCGTTGCCGCCGCCAGGCAAATTGGTGCAAAGCAAACGGTGATGATCCATATGACTCACGAGCTGGAATACCAGGCGCTTTCCCAGGAGTTACCCGCAGGCATGGTGGTGGGGTACGACGGAATGCGCCTAGTTAGCGAAGCGGTTTAA